From Oreochromis niloticus isolate F11D_XX linkage group LG1, O_niloticus_UMD_NMBU, whole genome shotgun sequence, a single genomic window includes:
- the LOC100709323 gene encoding DNA-binding protein RFX7 isoform X2 produces MQDVEKFSDIEKLYLYLKLPSGPSSSVDKSDQSALSSSRTQQMHAFTWIRNHLEEYPETSLPKQEVYDEYKSFCDNLNYHPLSAADFGKMMKNVFPNMKARRLGMRGKSKYCYSGLRKRPFVHMPSLPTLDLHKTGDGPQCDGLDSPGQLSSIKEEVRFAACDLVCEWAQKVLKRQFDAVEDLARFLIDSHYISNKSLAALTIMTGTAAEMKASQTVSAFAPAADAHSFQPHVTMLSSPSVDAKQQLQRKIQRKQQEQKLTSPLPGEGQIRKADDSVPCGSPTPPSPQPTIGIVVTAVPSPITVQRSRPLMSPSPVGTVESKVLPINIQMLTQPVQGVKQSPKHPQNILSSPAGERTARQRYAQILPKPSATTAIALRSPSTMIIANSPIKTVVTPCHVSPVSLVKMAAISLAPNSSETATSLTNVLRPASADINFKVTEDASSSQSARSSSTVPILAPVARQGQTSNTPSIDVEMEVEAIHESSQMQNLGSQVLPQGAMTNRVKGAVQRAASVPIPQTRGFLGLEETSSNKCSRESSSSTNTVATGDSGNNSANNTSTLHLNPSTQNTSTVSLLNTSRTSSCGENNQTKQGFLSTKSLRKRSGLSPDLSPIKRVFMPQQPVEGAAGPGYGIRNMTGHVSRPGAPARPESAPATREVEVKMTTQVHALGTSPSFRASGFYSVAKTHSSLQRKNISTVMETGTSVGHAFIQQHQGHAAVDAHTVPDNPSFPKHSGVGSNSSLEGVQQQPCSQSSPATETLEFLNHASSSGQLPMQTDMTDYFSFDDDVTQDSIVEELVQMEEQMKLNNLQQFGDSVTLQGQQAAMPNNMTSANKNMAFYHAANNNSNPIQTIQTPTPTPMSEMMGGAQGLTGESPCSHIASTTPVDSALGSSRHTPVGTPHSNCSSNVPPSPVECRNPFAFTPISSSITGFHDGSTISSSPVKPMQRPMATHPDKTRLEWMNNSYNSSGGTASRSNSGMEILPGYHSLIDDHFQKPHAFAVPHARHHDNHFGRLTPISPVQQQVASMAKQEGFAVPAPLDNKTANTSAANFRCRSVSPAVHQRNFSGTGAGTNLSNASRSVVSPFNSPVTPEVLNIFANSQTNLGVNSMAQRSRSVPLNIMMQSEVPPTPGQQCSTKSIASVLLSKLDGDHENSVRGVGMNNLPPTYTARMNLTQILESNSSLSCTDNLMTSDSSSTCNLQRPNYLMENSISEQMILSAGQGQIQAAAGEQHQQQSIMSALNSQQQQHQQLDFSSAQDLLTAGNQLMEQVSELTAGADFPGEIRMTSELPSSISDLNALDTNLLFDPSQQHGQYQHAAPEELVDDSLFQQITSEAAHSGGLDWLESKDHPTVGLMG; encoded by the exons ATG caaGATGTCGAGAAGTTCTCAGACATCGAAAAACTCTACCTCTACCTCAAGTTGCCTTCTGGTCCGAGCAGCAGTGTCgataaaag TGACCAGAGCGCCCTGTCATCGAGCCGCACGCAGCAGATGCACGCATTCACCTGGATCCGAAATCATTTAGAGGAGTACCCCGAGACCTCGCTCCCCAAGCAGGAAGTCTACGATGAATACAA gagcTTCTGTGACAATCTTAACTACCACCCGCTAAGTGCTGCAGACTTCGGGAAGATGATGAAAAATGTATTCCCGAACATGAAGGCGCGTCGGCTCGGCATGAGGGGAAAATCAAA ATACTGCTATAGTGGCCTAAGGAAGAGACCGTTTGTTCACATGCCGTCTTTACCCACTCTGGACCTCCATAAAACAGGAGATGGA CCCCAGTGTGATGGACTCGACTCCCCGGGCCAGCTGAGCAGTATTAAGGAAGAGGTGCGGTTTGCAGCCTGTGATCTTGTTTGTGAGTGGGCTCAAAAGGTGCTCAAACGCCAGTTTGATGCTGTGGAGGACCTGGCTCGCTTCCTAATCGACAGCCATTACATCAGCAACAAGTCTTTGGCAGCTCTCACCATAATGACCGGCACAGCAGCAG AGATGAAAGCTTCACAGACCGTCTCAGCCTTCGCCCCGGCTGCAGACGCTCACTCCTTCCAGCCTCATGTGACCATGCTGTCCTCTCCGTCTGTCGACGCAAAGCAGCAGCTCCAGAGGAAGATCCAGAGGAAGCAACAGGAGCAAAAGCTGACATCTCCTCTACCCGGAGAGGGACAGATTAGGAAGGCAGACGACAGTGTGCCTTGTGGTAGTCCCACCCCTCCGTCACCTCAGCCAACTATAGGCATCGTGGTCACTGCCGTGCCAAGCCCGATCacg GTTCAGAGGAGTAGGCCGCTTATGTCCCCGAGTCCAGTGGGAACAGTGGAGAGCAAAGTGCTGCCCATTAACATCCAGATGCTGACCCAGCCAGTTCAGGGAGTGAAGCAGAGCCCCAAACACCCCCAAAATATTCTGTCCAGTCCAGCGGGGGAGCGCACAGCTCGGCAGCGCTACGCTCAAATCCTCCCTAAACCTTCAGCCACCACTGCCATCGCTTTGCGCTCGCCCTCCACCATGATCATCGCTAACAGCCCCATTAAGACTGTTGTAACGCCATGTCATGTCAGCCCAGTCAGTCTGGTCAAAATGGCAGCCATATCGCTCGCACCCAACAGCAGTGAAACTGCCACATCCCTGACAAACGTGCTGCGGCCGGCATCTGCAGACATCAACTTTAAAGTTACAGAAGACGCCAGCTCCAGTCAGAGTGCGAGGAGTTCCTCGACGGTCCCCATTTTGGCCCCGGTGGCCAGGCAAGGGCAGACTTCTAACACTCCAAGCATCGATGTTGAAATGGAAGTTGAAGCTATACATGAAAGCAGCCAAATGCAAAATTTGGGCAGTCAAGTTTTGCCACAAGGGGCAATGACAAATAGAGTCAAAGGGGCTGTACAGAGGGCCGCCAGTGTGCCCATACCGCAAACTAGAGGCTTCTTGGGTCTCGAGGAAACGTCTAGCAATAAATGCAGCAGAGAGTCCTCCTCAAGCACTAATACTGTGGCCACAGGCGACAGTGGCAATAATAGCGCTAATAATACAAGCACTTTGCACTTAAATCCCTCCACTCAGAATACCAGCACTGTGTCTTTACTGAACACCAGCAGAACATCTTCATGTGgagaaaacaaccaaacaaagcAAGGCTTCTTGTCCACTAAGAGCCTCAGAAAACGTTCAGGGCTcagtccagacctttcaccAATCAAAAGGGTTTTTATGCCCCAGCAGCCAGTAGAGGGTGCTGCCGGTCCAGGGTATGGTATCAGAAACATGACGGGTCATGTATCCAGGCCAGGCGCTCCAGCTAGACCCGAAAGTGCACCAGCCACCAGGGAAGTAGAAGTGAAAATGACCACTCAAGTCCACGCACTTGGCACTTCTCCTTCTTTCAGAGCGAGTGGCTTTTACTCTGTTGCCAAAACACATAGTTCATTGCAGAGGAAAAACATTTCTACCGTTATGGAAACTGGCACCTCAGTCGGTCACGCATTTATACAGCAACATCAGGGGCACGCAGCAGTTGACGCACACACTGTGCCCGATAATCCCAGTTTTCCAAAGCATTCAGGTGTGGGTTCAAACTCAAGCCTGGAAGGAGTCCAGCAGCAGCCCTGCTCTCAGTCCAGTCCTGCTACGGAAACCTTAGAGTTTTTGAATCACGCTTCATCATCCGGTCAGCTGCCCATGCAGACAGACATGACAGATTACTTTTcctttgatgatgatgtgacTCAGGACAGCATAGTGGAGGAGTTGGTGCAGATGGAGGAGCAGATGAAACTTAATAACCTGCAGCAGTTTGGAGATTCTGTCACGCTGCAGGGCCAGCAGGCTGCGATGCCAAACAACATGACGTCCGCTAATAAGAACATGGCTTTCTATCATGCTGcgaacaacaacagcaacccaatCCAAACAATTCAAACGCCGACACCTACACCCATGTCGGAAATGATGGGAGGAGCCCAGGGACTGACCGGAGAAAGCCCCTGCTCCCACATCGCCTCCACGACCCCGGTGGACAGCGCGCTCGGAAGCAGTCGCCACACCCCGGTTGGGACGCCACACTCCAACTGCAGCAGCAATGTTCCTCCCAGTCCAGTGGAGTGCAGAAACCCGTTCGCGTTCACACCCATTAGCTCCAGCATCACTGGTTTCCATGACGGCAGCACCATCTCCAGCAGCCCAGTGAAACCGATGCAGAGACCGATGGCCACCCATCCAGACAAGACCAGGCTGGAGTGGATGAATAACAGTTACAACAGCAGCGGCGGGACCGCCAGCAGGTCCAACAGCGGAATGGAAATCCTGCCCGGCTATCACAGCCTGATAGACGACCATTTTCAAAAACCTCACGCCTTCGCCGTTCCTCACGCACGGCACCATGACAACCATTTCGGCCGCTTGACTCCCATCTCGCCCGTGCAGCAGCAGGTAGCGAGCATGGCCAAGCAGGAGGGCTTTGCAGTGCCTGCCCCTCTGGATAATAAAACTGCCAACACTTCTGCTGCAAATTTTAGGTGTCGCAGCGTGAGTCCCGCTGTACATCAGAGGAACTTCAGCGGCACAGGAGCAGGAACCAACCTTTCCAATGCCTCCCGATCGGTGGTGTCTCCCTTTAATTCTCCTGTGACGCCTGAGGTGTTGAACATCTTCGCAAACAGCCAGACAAACCTCGGCGTGAACAGCATGGCCCAGAGGAGCCGCTCTGTGCCGCTCAACATCATGATGCAAAGCGAGGTCCCGCCCACACCGGGCCAGCAGTGCAGCACCAAAAGCATCGCCAGCGTCCTCCTGAGCAAGCTAGATGGAGATCACGAGAATAGTGTGCGGGGTGTGGGAATGAATAATTTACCTCCCACCTACACTGCTCGTATGAACCTGACCCAGATCCTCGAGTCCAACTCCAGCCTGTCCTGCACTGACAACCTGATGACCTCTGACTCCAGCAGTACCTGCAACCTGCAGAGGCCCAATTACCTCATGGAAAATTCTATCAGTGAACAAATGATTCTCTCGGCAGGTCAAGGCCAAATACAAGCAGCCGCTGGTgagcagcatcagcagcagtCCATCATGTCAGCTTTGAactcacagcagcagcaacaccagCAGTTAGACTTCAGCAGCGCTCAAGACCTCCTCACTGCTGGCAATCAGCTCATGGAGCAGGTGTCGGAGCTAACAGCCGGGGCCGATTTCCCCGGTGAAATCAGAATGACATCAGAGCTCCCCAGTAGCATCAGTGACCTTAACGCGTTGGACACAAACCTGCTGTTTGACCCCAGCCAGCAGCATGGCCAGTATCAGCACGCCGCCCCAGAGGAGCTGGTGGACGATTCGCTGTTTCAGCAAATCACCAGCGAAGCGGCTCATTCAGGTGGTCTCGACTGGTTGGAGAGCAAAGATCACCCAACTGTTGGGCTGATGGGCTGA
- the LOC100709323 gene encoding DNA-binding protein RFX7 isoform X1: MADEDPQQQQPPPESGAGSLPGLLPGLQGAEASALQLRIKNSICKSVQSKVENILQDVEKFSDIEKLYLYLKLPSGPSSSVDKSDQSALSSSRTQQMHAFTWIRNHLEEYPETSLPKQEVYDEYKSFCDNLNYHPLSAADFGKMMKNVFPNMKARRLGMRGKSKYCYSGLRKRPFVHMPSLPTLDLHKTGDGPQCDGLDSPGQLSSIKEEVRFAACDLVCEWAQKVLKRQFDAVEDLARFLIDSHYISNKSLAALTIMTGTAAEMKASQTVSAFAPAADAHSFQPHVTMLSSPSVDAKQQLQRKIQRKQQEQKLTSPLPGEGQIRKADDSVPCGSPTPPSPQPTIGIVVTAVPSPITVQRSRPLMSPSPVGTVESKVLPINIQMLTQPVQGVKQSPKHPQNILSSPAGERTARQRYAQILPKPSATTAIALRSPSTMIIANSPIKTVVTPCHVSPVSLVKMAAISLAPNSSETATSLTNVLRPASADINFKVTEDASSSQSARSSSTVPILAPVARQGQTSNTPSIDVEMEVEAIHESSQMQNLGSQVLPQGAMTNRVKGAVQRAASVPIPQTRGFLGLEETSSNKCSRESSSSTNTVATGDSGNNSANNTSTLHLNPSTQNTSTVSLLNTSRTSSCGENNQTKQGFLSTKSLRKRSGLSPDLSPIKRVFMPQQPVEGAAGPGYGIRNMTGHVSRPGAPARPESAPATREVEVKMTTQVHALGTSPSFRASGFYSVAKTHSSLQRKNISTVMETGTSVGHAFIQQHQGHAAVDAHTVPDNPSFPKHSGVGSNSSLEGVQQQPCSQSSPATETLEFLNHASSSGQLPMQTDMTDYFSFDDDVTQDSIVEELVQMEEQMKLNNLQQFGDSVTLQGQQAAMPNNMTSANKNMAFYHAANNNSNPIQTIQTPTPTPMSEMMGGAQGLTGESPCSHIASTTPVDSALGSSRHTPVGTPHSNCSSNVPPSPVECRNPFAFTPISSSITGFHDGSTISSSPVKPMQRPMATHPDKTRLEWMNNSYNSSGGTASRSNSGMEILPGYHSLIDDHFQKPHAFAVPHARHHDNHFGRLTPISPVQQQVASMAKQEGFAVPAPLDNKTANTSAANFRCRSVSPAVHQRNFSGTGAGTNLSNASRSVVSPFNSPVTPEVLNIFANSQTNLGVNSMAQRSRSVPLNIMMQSEVPPTPGQQCSTKSIASVLLSKLDGDHENSVRGVGMNNLPPTYTARMNLTQILESNSSLSCTDNLMTSDSSSTCNLQRPNYLMENSISEQMILSAGQGQIQAAAGEQHQQQSIMSALNSQQQQHQQLDFSSAQDLLTAGNQLMEQVSELTAGADFPGEIRMTSELPSSISDLNALDTNLLFDPSQQHGQYQHAAPEELVDDSLFQQITSEAAHSGGLDWLESKDHPTVGLMG, encoded by the exons caaGATGTCGAGAAGTTCTCAGACATCGAAAAACTCTACCTCTACCTCAAGTTGCCTTCTGGTCCGAGCAGCAGTGTCgataaaag TGACCAGAGCGCCCTGTCATCGAGCCGCACGCAGCAGATGCACGCATTCACCTGGATCCGAAATCATTTAGAGGAGTACCCCGAGACCTCGCTCCCCAAGCAGGAAGTCTACGATGAATACAA gagcTTCTGTGACAATCTTAACTACCACCCGCTAAGTGCTGCAGACTTCGGGAAGATGATGAAAAATGTATTCCCGAACATGAAGGCGCGTCGGCTCGGCATGAGGGGAAAATCAAA ATACTGCTATAGTGGCCTAAGGAAGAGACCGTTTGTTCACATGCCGTCTTTACCCACTCTGGACCTCCATAAAACAGGAGATGGA CCCCAGTGTGATGGACTCGACTCCCCGGGCCAGCTGAGCAGTATTAAGGAAGAGGTGCGGTTTGCAGCCTGTGATCTTGTTTGTGAGTGGGCTCAAAAGGTGCTCAAACGCCAGTTTGATGCTGTGGAGGACCTGGCTCGCTTCCTAATCGACAGCCATTACATCAGCAACAAGTCTTTGGCAGCTCTCACCATAATGACCGGCACAGCAGCAG AGATGAAAGCTTCACAGACCGTCTCAGCCTTCGCCCCGGCTGCAGACGCTCACTCCTTCCAGCCTCATGTGACCATGCTGTCCTCTCCGTCTGTCGACGCAAAGCAGCAGCTCCAGAGGAAGATCCAGAGGAAGCAACAGGAGCAAAAGCTGACATCTCCTCTACCCGGAGAGGGACAGATTAGGAAGGCAGACGACAGTGTGCCTTGTGGTAGTCCCACCCCTCCGTCACCTCAGCCAACTATAGGCATCGTGGTCACTGCCGTGCCAAGCCCGATCacg GTTCAGAGGAGTAGGCCGCTTATGTCCCCGAGTCCAGTGGGAACAGTGGAGAGCAAAGTGCTGCCCATTAACATCCAGATGCTGACCCAGCCAGTTCAGGGAGTGAAGCAGAGCCCCAAACACCCCCAAAATATTCTGTCCAGTCCAGCGGGGGAGCGCACAGCTCGGCAGCGCTACGCTCAAATCCTCCCTAAACCTTCAGCCACCACTGCCATCGCTTTGCGCTCGCCCTCCACCATGATCATCGCTAACAGCCCCATTAAGACTGTTGTAACGCCATGTCATGTCAGCCCAGTCAGTCTGGTCAAAATGGCAGCCATATCGCTCGCACCCAACAGCAGTGAAACTGCCACATCCCTGACAAACGTGCTGCGGCCGGCATCTGCAGACATCAACTTTAAAGTTACAGAAGACGCCAGCTCCAGTCAGAGTGCGAGGAGTTCCTCGACGGTCCCCATTTTGGCCCCGGTGGCCAGGCAAGGGCAGACTTCTAACACTCCAAGCATCGATGTTGAAATGGAAGTTGAAGCTATACATGAAAGCAGCCAAATGCAAAATTTGGGCAGTCAAGTTTTGCCACAAGGGGCAATGACAAATAGAGTCAAAGGGGCTGTACAGAGGGCCGCCAGTGTGCCCATACCGCAAACTAGAGGCTTCTTGGGTCTCGAGGAAACGTCTAGCAATAAATGCAGCAGAGAGTCCTCCTCAAGCACTAATACTGTGGCCACAGGCGACAGTGGCAATAATAGCGCTAATAATACAAGCACTTTGCACTTAAATCCCTCCACTCAGAATACCAGCACTGTGTCTTTACTGAACACCAGCAGAACATCTTCATGTGgagaaaacaaccaaacaaagcAAGGCTTCTTGTCCACTAAGAGCCTCAGAAAACGTTCAGGGCTcagtccagacctttcaccAATCAAAAGGGTTTTTATGCCCCAGCAGCCAGTAGAGGGTGCTGCCGGTCCAGGGTATGGTATCAGAAACATGACGGGTCATGTATCCAGGCCAGGCGCTCCAGCTAGACCCGAAAGTGCACCAGCCACCAGGGAAGTAGAAGTGAAAATGACCACTCAAGTCCACGCACTTGGCACTTCTCCTTCTTTCAGAGCGAGTGGCTTTTACTCTGTTGCCAAAACACATAGTTCATTGCAGAGGAAAAACATTTCTACCGTTATGGAAACTGGCACCTCAGTCGGTCACGCATTTATACAGCAACATCAGGGGCACGCAGCAGTTGACGCACACACTGTGCCCGATAATCCCAGTTTTCCAAAGCATTCAGGTGTGGGTTCAAACTCAAGCCTGGAAGGAGTCCAGCAGCAGCCCTGCTCTCAGTCCAGTCCTGCTACGGAAACCTTAGAGTTTTTGAATCACGCTTCATCATCCGGTCAGCTGCCCATGCAGACAGACATGACAGATTACTTTTcctttgatgatgatgtgacTCAGGACAGCATAGTGGAGGAGTTGGTGCAGATGGAGGAGCAGATGAAACTTAATAACCTGCAGCAGTTTGGAGATTCTGTCACGCTGCAGGGCCAGCAGGCTGCGATGCCAAACAACATGACGTCCGCTAATAAGAACATGGCTTTCTATCATGCTGcgaacaacaacagcaacccaatCCAAACAATTCAAACGCCGACACCTACACCCATGTCGGAAATGATGGGAGGAGCCCAGGGACTGACCGGAGAAAGCCCCTGCTCCCACATCGCCTCCACGACCCCGGTGGACAGCGCGCTCGGAAGCAGTCGCCACACCCCGGTTGGGACGCCACACTCCAACTGCAGCAGCAATGTTCCTCCCAGTCCAGTGGAGTGCAGAAACCCGTTCGCGTTCACACCCATTAGCTCCAGCATCACTGGTTTCCATGACGGCAGCACCATCTCCAGCAGCCCAGTGAAACCGATGCAGAGACCGATGGCCACCCATCCAGACAAGACCAGGCTGGAGTGGATGAATAACAGTTACAACAGCAGCGGCGGGACCGCCAGCAGGTCCAACAGCGGAATGGAAATCCTGCCCGGCTATCACAGCCTGATAGACGACCATTTTCAAAAACCTCACGCCTTCGCCGTTCCTCACGCACGGCACCATGACAACCATTTCGGCCGCTTGACTCCCATCTCGCCCGTGCAGCAGCAGGTAGCGAGCATGGCCAAGCAGGAGGGCTTTGCAGTGCCTGCCCCTCTGGATAATAAAACTGCCAACACTTCTGCTGCAAATTTTAGGTGTCGCAGCGTGAGTCCCGCTGTACATCAGAGGAACTTCAGCGGCACAGGAGCAGGAACCAACCTTTCCAATGCCTCCCGATCGGTGGTGTCTCCCTTTAATTCTCCTGTGACGCCTGAGGTGTTGAACATCTTCGCAAACAGCCAGACAAACCTCGGCGTGAACAGCATGGCCCAGAGGAGCCGCTCTGTGCCGCTCAACATCATGATGCAAAGCGAGGTCCCGCCCACACCGGGCCAGCAGTGCAGCACCAAAAGCATCGCCAGCGTCCTCCTGAGCAAGCTAGATGGAGATCACGAGAATAGTGTGCGGGGTGTGGGAATGAATAATTTACCTCCCACCTACACTGCTCGTATGAACCTGACCCAGATCCTCGAGTCCAACTCCAGCCTGTCCTGCACTGACAACCTGATGACCTCTGACTCCAGCAGTACCTGCAACCTGCAGAGGCCCAATTACCTCATGGAAAATTCTATCAGTGAACAAATGATTCTCTCGGCAGGTCAAGGCCAAATACAAGCAGCCGCTGGTgagcagcatcagcagcagtCCATCATGTCAGCTTTGAactcacagcagcagcaacaccagCAGTTAGACTTCAGCAGCGCTCAAGACCTCCTCACTGCTGGCAATCAGCTCATGGAGCAGGTGTCGGAGCTAACAGCCGGGGCCGATTTCCCCGGTGAAATCAGAATGACATCAGAGCTCCCCAGTAGCATCAGTGACCTTAACGCGTTGGACACAAACCTGCTGTTTGACCCCAGCCAGCAGCATGGCCAGTATCAGCACGCCGCCCCAGAGGAGCTGGTGGACGATTCGCTGTTTCAGCAAATCACCAGCGAAGCGGCTCATTCAGGTGGTCTCGACTGGTTGGAGAGCAAAGATCACCCAACTGTTGGGCTGATGGGCTGA